In the Sorghum bicolor cultivar BTx623 chromosome 4, Sorghum_bicolor_NCBIv3, whole genome shotgun sequence genome, TCCTGGCATCCAGAGTGAAACCGTGGAAGAGATAACTGATGCTGTTAATGAACTAAAACTGCCTGAAGATAAAACCACTGAACAAGCACCTGTTGAAATGGAACATCATAGTTTGACAACTGAGGAAATTGATTCTCTCTTGGACAAATGCCTTCTGCAAGCGCTATACACaagcataaaagaaaaagacCTTCCAATGCCAGGGAGTACACTATGGTAATTTTTTTTGCTCCAGATCACATCTTGATAACCATCTGCTTTAATgcattttttttcacatttgtGTTTATTATATTTATTTCTATATAAGTTATTGCAATCTAGCAGCTGCGGTATGGTGCACACTCACATCTGATTTTCATTGGGTTCATCTGTTTTCCTCCAGGACATATTTTAGGCCTTTGATTACATACATGGAAACATGTTCTGCTCCGCAATAAATGgcatttatgttttttttttgtttgcctATTGTGGTATTAAGCTGTAGCACTACCTTTTTTGCCCCTTTTTGCCCGAGTAATCAAGCATTGTTATTAAAACATTTGGACTACTAGCCTGGCTCACTTTAACAAAATATTCAAACGTTCAACAACTTATAGCTCGCATGTTCTACCTTTTTTCGTGACTTGGGCTTAAGTTCATTATCTGTATTTTATTCTGTGCAGGGCAAATCACATACTACCCTGCAGACCTCCTGGTATTACTCTTGATATCAAAAAGTCATCACACAAAAAGTTGTCGAagtggttacaatcaaaatctTCATCTGGCCTTGTAAGACTTCTATTTTTTCATATGCATAATTTATGATATATTCAAGGTGGTCCAGTTGTTCTGGACTACATGTATTTTGTCTTAATTTTTTCTGAGCATCTCAAAGAAGTTCGTCTTAATGTATCCATGAAACTACAAAATTGAAAGGGGGACACATAAAATGCCCCATAGCTTTTGTCACTTGCATGTCACTATTTTTATTTTagaatatgtatatatatgtctaACATGATAATCCAACGAGATGGTTTAGGGCCTAATCTAATGATTTAGAAATTGTATTGAATCTTCAGGGACCAatttcaaaaaaagaaaaatgtcaGAACAAGTTTTCACATTCCTTTACTCAAATGTCTGAACAAGGCCCCCCGCTGTATGTTTTGCAGATTTCAGTAAAGGAGGACAAATATAAGAAGGAATTTATATTGCTTGCTATCAATCGTAAGCATCCAGACTACATGGCCTTTAGACCGGAAAAGAGGGTACAGGAGCTTGTTGAACACGTAAAAGATGTTGCTGAAAGTAGCGTCACTAAGCAATTGGAGGTTGCAGAGATTTATAAGCCAAGTTCTCATGTTAAACCCATATTTGTGGCTGTAGAAGCTGACATGGAGAAGTATTACAGTGCACCAGAGGCTTCAGATATAGTCTTCAGGTTTGTCTCTCTATGTAACTACTTTGTTGGACAATGTGGCTGATTCTTTTGTGGTAATTAGCTAGTCCTATGTTTGTGAAAACAAGGTGTTCAGTTTATTCACATTCATATAATTTTGTTTTCTTCTGTGAATTAGGTATGTCGAAAAGGAAAATTTGGTTAAACCTACAGACAAGACCAAGGTGATTCTTGATGTTACATTATGTGATGCATTGTACAAAGGGGCTATCAAAAAGGGCTCGGCATACCCAACTGAAATCCACAAGAAAGACTTGGGTTCAACATTTTTAAACCGCATGCAAGTTCACCACAAAGTATCAAGAGGGACTCAGGAGGTCATACGCAAGGGTGCCATAAGAACTATTCAGATCATGACAGAAAGAAGACAGGGTAACAAGAAGATGACTCGGCTTTCCGGGCTCGAGTGTTTTCTGATGGATCCTGATTCATTGGCTTCTGAACTCCAGAAAAAATTTGCCTGCAGCACCACCACAGCAGAGCTTCCAGGTAACTTGGCCTACATGGCTACATCCCTTGTTCATCTTCTGTTCTTGAGGAAGACTAGTTATGGTGTGAAGGAAATACTGAAATACATTACATCTGCACGACCATTTCAGGTAAGAAAGGGCAGTGCGAGGTCTTGGTACAAGGTGGAGTGATTGATGACCTTGCGAAACACCTTGTCGACCACTACGGTGTTCCGAAAAGATACATCGAGGTTTATGACAAAACAAAGAGGTAGGAAGGGGGAGCTGATCAACTGGAGTGCCTTTCAGGTGTTGCCGTGTTGGTGCGCTTTGATGGTCGCTGGTCCGAGGATCATCAGCTTTGTGCAAAATACGAAATGGTCCCAGGATTGTTTCATGATACTTCTTTTTTGTCATGAGATGTCTAGGCATTATTACGACAGTGTTGAATTATGTGAGTTATATATTTGTTTTCGTTCCTGCCCTTTATTGGTGGAAAATGCTATTGTGCTTCCTGAAGAAACGATGGTTACAGGACAATGAGGTTTCCTCATGTAACCTCCATGCTTTTGGTGCTCCAATTTTTTGTGTTCAGTATCTGTCATCTTGTAAGATGGCACTTGTAGTTTGTGCGACTGATCCATAATATGCTAGCATCAATTTTGTGGGGATGATATGCTAGCGTCATTAGTAATACTCATGTTGTATGGTTTTGTAATCTACAGTACCCACAAACCATTCCCACCATAGAACTATATTTTCAGCCAAATTGCTGACGACTAGATCAGACACCCTCACACCCATATTAACAATACGAACACTTAAGGCACAGCCCAGAGCTCGCGAATTGGGACAGCTGTTGCGTGCTGCCGATAGACAAACCAACGAGAATCTGGTCATCCATATATCACTTAAGCAGTGAGGTTATTTACATTTAAATGAGATCAAAATTCTGAAATGTATAGCACGGAAATAATACACATATATTAACACAGCCAAGAACGGGTCTGGAATTGAGCAATGTCATTAACCGCACCAATGCAGTGCATAGTAACAGAACTTATAAGCCAAAAAAACGGCGAGCTGTGTTTGGTTGAGCTCCTAAAAAATGCTTCTGCTGCTAAAAAACCAGAAAGCAACTACAAAATGGTGAAATCTGAAACTACTTCCCTTGAACCTTACTTTTGGCTTTCTACTTTTTGAAATATGTGAAAATAGAGAGCTGCTTCACAGCTGTTTCAAGCAAGATAGAGAGAAGAGGTAGGTTTTATACTTGTTTTAACCAAACAGTTTTTCTACTACACATAGCTCACTGTAACTTTTTCACAGCTCCCAACAGCTTTTTTACAACTCAAGGCTAAACCAAACAGACCTAGGATAGCTAACAAAGTGAATGGGAGGGTAAACTCAGCAAAACATGGGTATCTATCCTCTATAAATGCACACACACGCGTACTGTTTACCACTAACTAGACTTCTTGCCCACACTTCGCTTCCTCTTTGACCTGTGTGCTGAAAAGTTCTCGCTGCTTCTCGATCTACGGCTCCCTGAATCAGAGCTCAAATCTCCACTGCTTGATTCTGAGGTACCCTCTTCAGTACCGCTGTGCCGCTTCCTTCTCCTGTCATCCTTTGTACTTCTACTTGACCTCTGATGCCAAGCTTCACTGTCTGGATGAGCATCCTCCTTCCTTCCCGACCTAGTGCCTTTACAGCTTGAACTCTGGTATCTATCTACATCCGAATCAACATCGCTATTTGTGGCTACCCACCGATCATGCTTTCGAGATTTCCCTCTTCCGCCATCTTTCTCATCATGATAATAATCTTCAATGTCACGTCTCGAGCGTCTTTTAGTGTTGTGCTCCTTTCCTGTTGGTTTTTGAGCTGTAGAGTGGTGTCTTTCAAGATTGTAGTACTCCGACGATCCCCTCCTGCTCCTTTTGGCATCATCATACTCGTACCTGCTAGTGGACTTCTCACCTGAAGAACCCTTCCTGATGTCTGTATCAGTGAAGTCTGAAGGCCAATCGGAATATCCAGGCTCCAAACTTCCACGCCTATCAGAACAGTGCTTCCTAGGCCTAGTTTTGTCATCTTTTTTCTCTCCATTACCATGATCACTTCTATGCCTTTCTTCATGCTTGTGCCTATGGGACTCACTGTCATTTTCCATGGTTGAAAATTGTCTGCCATTTGTATCTTCAACATCTCTCCTTCGGTGCTTATCTACTGATGAAGAATCTCTTCTATGTCGTTTGTACTCATAATTCATGCTGTGGCTACTATGTTCTTGCTTAGAGTGTGAATAATCTTGAGAGTGTCGTGTATGCACATCTTCGTCCCTAGATCCTCTTGAAACATATCTGTTGAACCAAAATCAAAATATTAAGCATAGCCCTTAGGTATAATAGAAGCTGACAGGTAAAATGATTAACTCATAATTTAGTACGTACCTATTGCTGGAAATTTTCAGTTTCTTCCTATCAGAGCCCTCTGAACTTTTAAAATTGGGGGTATCACTCTCCTTTTCATACATAGTATCAACTGAGGGGCCAAAAAGAGCAGTCATCTTCCTAATCCAGTATCTAGGAGGAGGGTTGTCCCAATCAGCCCACTCATAATCTCCTCCAGGATTGCGAAAACAGTGAATAAAATTACACGCAACTCCATGTGAACATGTCTGAAAGAGGACGACAAAAAATGCAGACTATATTAGCAGTTCTGAGCCTATTTCTCAAAACTTTGGGAGTATTCTCCTctaacaaatatcaacactttAAACAAACTTCATATCTGTCATGAAATCAGACTAAATTGATTAAGGAGACAAAGCTACATCCCAAGTACCTTGTATCTTGACCTCATGTAGTCACCGCATATGGCAGCCTTCCATCTTGTCACGGCAACAAATTCACATGTTATCTAAACACATAAGAAAAATCCAGGTTCAGGTTATGCAAACAGTACCACGTGTAATCTAAGGGTGCAGGATGGAAGGATCCTTTGGTGTAAGCAAGGATTAATAACGACCCCCTCCCACACACCCAAACAAATACAGTTGGTCCAGTCGGATAAGATCTGCTTTTTCTGTTTCTCCACGTACAAGCTGACCTATAAGTTACAATTTTGTGGGGTGATACCAGACGTAACTTTTTTAGCATAACGTTTAGTGCCCGTTATCACCCCAAAAAAAATTAACTTAAAACTCAACTTAGTACACAAATTTTATAAAGGCATAGATTGAACCAACTAAAATAGTTTGGGGAGTAAAATAAACCAAAGATAGTTCAAGGGGTTCTACCAAAGATAGTTTAAGGGGTTATCCAGCCGGCTAAATTTCAGGGTAGTAATTTGTACTTTCTCCCTTAAGCTATAACAATTATGCTCACATAATACAAGAGGAATGAAACAAAGTAATTACCTGCTTTCCAGCAAAATAGCGTCCATTCATGCTGCTGTAGGCAAGAAGAGCTGAATCCAACGATTTATAGTGCACATAAACATTTCCTCGAAGATGGAAACATCCATTTCTACATACCTAACATATTAACTGGAATCATTTCGATAATTCTAATCAGATGAAAAGTTGTACATAAGCCTAAATTTGTGAAAATTGCAAAACAGTGTTCCAGCTCCCACAGGGAACCATCATTTAGAGTTAGAGGTGCCTATCTGATTCGTAGCGCTAAACAACTGTGAGTGGCTACAACTCTACAGCCCTTTTTATGAATTTGTGTCAAAATTTAACTTAGCCCATAGTAACAAGTGGGAATAGGATCGTGGTGTGCATTCTTCTAAGTAggaagataaaaatagaaagaAGTCTAACAGTCAATCATATACATGGACAGCGAGGTGAGGTTAAAATGCTTAGCTAAGACTATGTTTGGATTCTTTACCAGGGACTTTTTAGCCTTGCTGAGAGAGAATGCTGAACAGGGACATGCATTTGGATAGTTGGTAAGCGTATCTTGAGGTCCGTGCTGGCAAAGGATTTACCATGCTATGGACAGAGAGTGAAATCTTCTCAACTTGCCTGGCAAAGGTTCCCTCACCCAGCATAGCAAGTTAAGGCAAACTAGCTTGGGAAGTGGGAACAGAATGCCCCCTAAGTCGAAGTTTGAACATATTCTAGTAGCAATAGCAGTGAACTACTAAAGTGAACCAGTCTCCTCATGTAGAGCTTAAGAAATACCGATTAACTATGATCAATTTAATTGTAAACGAATTCTCCAACTCTCCCTCACTAAGGCAACCACGACCCTAAGAAGATATCATAATCCTTTTAGAATTTAGAGAAACAATCATGTGAAGCAAACAAACTGAATGTAATGAATACAACAGTATGTGAAGCATTGGCTTAGGGAATCATGTTGTCTCAGGACAAAAGGAGGCACAAAGAACCTTGAAGTTCACAAGTTCACCAAATTTCAGAAATTCTGTATGTACATCTTCATAAAATTCTTCATAGCTTTGTTCAATCTCTTCATCTGTGAACTGGAAAATGTTAAAGAATAACTTATTAGTTTGTTTTCAAACTATTGAAGAAAACAAAAATCTTATTGCAATTCCCAATATCACTAAGAGTAGGAATATGAAATAAAATAAGGGGAAAGAGAGAACCAAAAGTAGAGGGTCGATTTAGTTCTAGTTTACAAACAGAACTCTTGTTTGCACAGAGGATTAAAATAGATTCACCTGTCACCCTAATGGTCATAAAGACATCCAATAAAAGAATACTCCTCAATGGTTCAACATTAAAAATTCCCAGATACTATCAAAATTGTCAAGGATCTACTTAATAAATGATACCCAAGACATGTACCAATTTTCAAATATTGGACACATTTCTAATAGCTAtagaaaaaaacataaaaaagcTCAGCAACATCAGCAAAACCATGATGATTTAGGATACATGAGCAGATCAAAGTTCAAGACGTCCTCAATCAAGTGAAATCAACTGGCCTGATCACTGTATGCCTCAAGTCGAAGTTCTGAAGATAACACGAAAGAACATGCAATCTGTCGCAAGTCTGAGAGTAGCCAgggaaaacttggaacaagagtTATCTTGAGCAGTAGATTAAAAATCTTCAAATGGTTCCAAGCAGTCAGTTATTTATACTCATGGCTGCTTATAAAGGCTTACAAGCTTAAAGTGGAATACATGTTATTTTTTACATGAGCACGATTTAAGTATTGAACTATCACAACTTAAAATGGCACTGCCCATGAAACCAAAATTGAGTATCCTTAAACACAAATAAATAGTAGTTTAAGGATACAAAGTTATTCATTAGAGAATTTCCTCTAACAAACCTCAAGTCCTTCATCTTGATCCAAAGCAAGGCCTGGACCATTATACATGTTTTTCATTAGCAATGTGCTTGACTTATCAGGGTAAAAATGAACCCTACTGCAGCGCACTCCAAAGCGACAAGCCCCTGTCTTGAGGTGAAATGGACAATGGGCCTTATCCTATAGAAATAAAAGAAACAGGAAAAGCCAGAATGTCAAGGTAGAGAACAAGTTGTATTTTCTTTCTGTTGTAACAGAATATTCACAGGtcatttctgtcctaatagaaAGAGAAGAATGGAGCATGCCTGCTCTGTTCCAAAATTCGGTGTCTCTTGAGCAACTTTGTCAAGTACTTCTTGAGCAGACAAAGAAGGTTCTCTCCTCTGAGCAGCAAAAGCAACAGACTGTGGTGGGAGCGGATTTGATGTAGGTCTATCTTCCTGCAAGACATTTAGTGTAACCTTTATCAGCAGTATGTCAAAAAAAATGACCCACAAGCAGCCATAAGGAACAGAACCAATAGAAATTCATAACAGATAGAATTGTGACCTCTTGAACTGGCAGCTTTTCCTTGGACCCTTTTGGTACTTTAAcctttttcttcttcacaatGATCTCATTTCCTTTCCATATAATTTCTGCTGGGCCATCTTCAACATATTCCCATTCACTATCTTCTTCTGACTGGTTTCCTTGGTCATCTTTAGGCTGCAAGAGGGAAGTTGAATTTGTAATCAGATCGCTATGTTAGAATGTTTATACAActtatttttttcaaaacatGCACCAGTGAACTCAAAGACGTGCTGGCGGAAAAAAGGATTAACAGATGGATTAAGCTGCCAAAAACATATATACATCCAAATGCAGAATAAGAGTCTGCCGGCTTAAAAACTACCAAGGAGATTGGCACTTGCCTCTGACGATGACTACAGAAACTGACATCCTAGTTAGTAACAATGACTAGCCCAGCAAGCTCATCCCGGGATGCATCGATGCGAAATGGATGAATACGATTGTTCAGTAGAAGGAGCTAAGAAATTATGGGAAGTGCGCGGAGAGACAACCTCCTTTCGAGCAGAAGCCTCGGCAGCCCTGGCCTCCTCTTCGGCCGCAGCAGCCGCGGCCTTCTCCGCGGCGCGGGCAGCGGCAGCCTCGAGCCACCGACGCTCGGCGTCCTCGAAGGCGAGGCGCGCACGCTCGGACTCCGCAGCCGCCTCGGCCTCCTGGATCTCGAGGAGGCGGCGCTCCTCCTCGGGGTCGGTGGCCGCGGGCGCCTCCGCctcggccgccgcgcgcgcgcgcgccgcggcctccctcCGCGCCCTCCGGCGGCGCTCCTTCTTCCGCTCCCTCCGCTTCTCCCTCCTTGTcagcgccgtcgccgccgcctccggggcaccatcggcggcggcggcgccaccgccCGCCGTTACGGCCGACGACATGGCGAGCGAGCTCCTCGATTCGGTGTCGCCGGAAGTGTCGTGCGCGATCGCATAGGCGTCTGGGTCGGGGTTCGCATACAAGTGGGCCTGGGCTTCTCGTCTTTCTTCAGCTGGGTCTCCTTTTTTTTCAGAACAGGTGGGCCTGTGTCTGGTACGGAGAGGTTGGAGCCCGTTGGGCCATTTAGAAATGGGACTCGTTGATGGCAACATGGGCCGGGCTCTGTTCATTAGCATCGTGATCCGATCCCCTCATCAATTAACAATGCTGCATCTTCctctcaaaaagaaaaaaaaaacaatgctgCATCTTGAAGCTGCAGCCGACAGCCCAAAACCTCTAAAAAAAAAGTGCAAATAAACATTCGCAATctattcgcttgagcttatcggtAGAATCTATCTTATCAGTCAAATAAACGAGCCCATAGTATGTTGTGTGGCATGCATCCTTCGCTGTATTACCACTGATGATCAAACTGCGAGGATCCATGGCATGGGTTTGTTTGGGACTTTGGGTGGCGTGGCTCTGCAGTTGACTTCTGGTGCCTGGCGTAGCCGTTGGGCTGCATAACGCGTGCTTGTCCGTGCGAAGCGGGAGGGATGCCGCGTCGTTTTCCGCAGTTTGCCTCCCGCCCACGcctgcacctgcacctgcacGGCCCCAACTCCAGTCCTGGAAAAGAAAAAGTAGAAAACCATGCAACCAGTCACCTAGTAGACACAGTAAATAAATGGCCACGATCGCAATGTACATGTCAACACCCGAAGCAAAGCTCTATCTTACATTTTTGGGCGACAAGAAACCAGGATATTAGAGAAGACCATTGGTATCCTAATGCTACCTTATCTTACAGGAAATCTGTCCGAGCGAAGTAAAGAAAATATCTCCTCGGTCTTGAAAAGTACACGATTCTCACGTCTCGTTATTCAAGAAAATATTGGTACTTATAGTACTAGATAAGTATTATCTTTTCTCAAATACGCAAAAGATTTACGTATTATTACtattaaaaaggaaaaaatttATAGTGTACACAACACGCATATAGCGCGCTAGATGGTC is a window encoding:
- the LOC110434458 gene encoding eukaryotic translation initiation factor 2D, translated to MFKKPADVKTIQRLSGADKKKLRRTAKERFPQASDADLDAILPPKVEITVAKYPNHSLVYGIEGEFPMIFNTDARGHELFPTVYALWKVPHLLPAFTLKGGEVSRFVIGGADLMFPGISIPPEGFPSFEAGQPWAVKVPGNPAPIAVGSTTMSSTEALKAGLRGKALKILHYYRDMLWDSADGRYVPNEGFFDDIVVEDPNSVSTSQSPDSVEGPEGMNDGSVSAEDAGVDISDNHGADPGIQSETVEEITDAVNELKLPEDKTTEQAPVEMEHHSLTTEEIDSLLDKCLLQALYTSIKEKDLPMPGSTLWANHILPCRPPGITLDIKKSSHKKLSKWLQSKSSSGLISVKEDKYKKEFILLAINRKHPDYMAFRPEKRVQELVEHVKDVAESSVTKQLEVAEIYKPSSHVKPIFVAVEADMEKYYSAPEASDIVFRYVEKENLVKPTDKTKVILDVTLCDALYKGAIKKGSAYPTEIHKKDLGSTFLNRMQVHHKVSRGTQEVIRKGAIRTIQIMTERRQGNKKMTRLSGLECFLMDPDSLASELQKKFACSTTTAELPGKKGQCEVLVQGGVIDDLAKHLVDHYGVPKRYIEVYDKTKR
- the LOC8064276 gene encoding zinc finger CCCH domain-containing protein 16 isoform X2, which encodes MSSAVTAGGGAAAADGAPEAAATALTRREKRRERKKERRRRARREAAARARAAAEAEAPAATDPEEERRLLEIQEAEAAAESERARLAFEDAERRWLEAAAARAAEKAAAAAAEEEARAAEASARKEPKDDQGNQSEEDSEWEYVEDGPAEIIWKGNEIIVKKKKVKVPKGSKEKLPVQEEDRPTSNPLPPQSVAFAAQRREPSLSAQEVLDKVAQETPNFGTEQDKAHCPFHLKTGACRFGVRCSRVHFYPDKSSTLLMKNMYNGPGLALDQDEGLEFTDEEIEQSYEEFYEDVHTEFLKFGELVNFKVCRNGCFHLRGNVYVHYKSLDSALLAYSSMNGRYFAGKQITCEFVAVTRWKAAICGDYMRSRYKTCSHGVACNFIHCFRNPGGDYEWADWDNPPPRYWIRKMTALFGPSVDTMYEKESDTPNFKSSEGSDRKKLKISSNRYVSRGSRDEDVHTRHSQDYSHSKQEHSSHSMNYEYKRHRRDSSSVDKHRRRDVEDTNGRQFSTMENDSESHRHKHEERHRSDHGNGEKKDDKTRPRKHCSDRRGSLEPGYSDWPSDFTDTDIRKGSSGEKSTSRYEYDDAKRSRRGSSEYYNLERHHSTAQKPTGKEHNTKRRSRRDIEDYYHDEKDGGRGKSRKHDRWVATNSDVDSDVDRYQSSSCKGTRSGRKEDAHPDSEAWHQRSSRSTKDDRRRKRHSGTEEGTSESSSGDLSSDSGSRRSRSSENFSAHRSKRKRSVGKKSS
- the LOC8064276 gene encoding zinc finger CCCH domain-containing protein 16 isoform X1 — its product is MSSAVTAGGGAAAADGAPEAAATALTRREKRRERKKERRRRARREAAARARAAAEAEAPAATDPEEERRLLEIQEAEAAAESERARLAFEDAERRWLEAAAARAAEKAAAAAAEEEARAAEASARKEPKDDQGNQSEEDSEWEYVEDGPAEIIWKGNEIIVKKKKVKVPKGSKEKLPVQEEDRPTSNPLPPQSVAFAAQRREPSLSAQEVLDKVAQETPNFGTEQDKAHCPFHLKTGACRFGVRCSRVHFYPDKSSTLLMKNMYNGPGLALDQDEGLEIACSFVLSSELRLEAYSDQFTDEEIEQSYEEFYEDVHTEFLKFGELVNFKVCRNGCFHLRGNVYVHYKSLDSALLAYSSMNGRYFAGKQITCEFVAVTRWKAAICGDYMRSRYKTCSHGVACNFIHCFRNPGGDYEWADWDNPPPRYWIRKMTALFGPSVDTMYEKESDTPNFKSSEGSDRKKLKISSNRYVSRGSRDEDVHTRHSQDYSHSKQEHSSHSMNYEYKRHRRDSSSVDKHRRRDVEDTNGRQFSTMENDSESHRHKHEERHRSDHGNGEKKDDKTRPRKHCSDRRGSLEPGYSDWPSDFTDTDIRKGSSGEKSTSRYEYDDAKRSRRGSSEYYNLERHHSTAQKPTGKEHNTKRRSRRDIEDYYHDEKDGGRGKSRKHDRWVATNSDVDSDVDRYQSSSCKGTRSGRKEDAHPDSEAWHQRSSRSTKDDRRRKRHSGTEEGTSESSSGDLSSDSGSRRSRSSENFSAHRSKRKRSVGKKSS